A single genomic interval of Lathyrus oleraceus cultivar Zhongwan6 chromosome 7, CAAS_Psat_ZW6_1.0, whole genome shotgun sequence harbors:
- the LOC127106401 gene encoding E3 ubiquitin-protein ligase RMA1H1 → MDNNVSQNDSFEDKPSLKNWKTTTDSDRNASGGFDCNICLECVQDPVVTFCGHLYCWPCIYKWIHIQTSISSEYEEKQKPQCPVCKSELSQSLLVPLYGRGQSTTKSEGKARQAGIAVPQRPLGPRSYNTTTVSQPYYHPRNPSPMFSTSGSSLDNSFGIFGEMIYARVFGNQMENMYTYRNSYSFQGNNNPRIRRHLMQVDKSLSRICFFLLCCLVLCLLLF, encoded by the coding sequence ATGGACAACAACGTGTCCCAAAATGATTCTTTTGAAGATAAACCGTCTTTGAAAAACTGGAAAACCACCACAGATTCTGATAGAAATGCATCTGGTGGCTTTGACTGCAACATCTGCTTAGAGTGTGTGCAAGATCCAGTAGTCACGTTTTGTGGTCACCTTTACTGCTGGCCTTGTATTTACAAATGGATTCATATACAAACTAGTATCTCTTCCGAATATGAGGAGAAGCAGAAGCCACAATGTCCCGTATGCAAATCAGAACTCTCTCAGTCCTTGCTAGTTCCATTATACGGCCGTGGCCAATCCACCACAAAGTCCGAAGGGAAGGCTCGTCAAGCTGGGATTGCTGTACCTCAAAGACCTTTGGGTCCCAGATCATATAATACTACAACTGTTTCACAACCTTATTATCATCCTCGAAACCCTTCACCAATGTTTAGCACAAGTGGTTCGTCATTGGACAACTCATTTGGAATCTTCGGTGAAATGATATACGCGAGAGTGTTCGGTAACCAGATGGAAAACATGTATACATATCGTAATTCATATAGTTTTCAAGGGAACAATAATCCAAGGATTAGAAGACATTTAATGCAGGTTGATAAATCACTAAGCAGAATATGTTTTTTCCTCCTTTGCTGCTTAGTTTTGTGTCTTCTGTTATTCTGA